Genomic segment of Myxococcus stipitatus:
GAGGGCCTCCGGGTCCACCAGGGGCTCGTCACCTTGTACGTTCACCCAGACGTCCACGTCGGTGCGCGCGCGGGCCACTTCCGCCACACGGTCCGTGCCCGTGGCGCACTGGGGACTGGTCATCACCGCGCGGCCCCCGAAGCCCTCGACGGTGGCGCGGATGCGCTCGTCGTCCGTGGCCACGAAGATTTCGTCGAAGACCCCCGCCTCCTGACAGCGGCGCCAGACGTGTTCCACCATGGGGCGACCTGCGATGAGAGCGAGCGGCTTGCCCGGGAATCGGGTGCTGGCATGGCGGGCGGGGATGACGGCGACGGTTCGGGAGGAGGGCATGGCGCGCTCCGTCTATCAGATTCAGGACGGACGCTGGTCACTGGAAGGTGAGTTGCCTCGGGACCACTAGGCATCCGACTCGCCGTGCCTAGCTTGGCTGGCGACATGAAGAAGGTCATCCATATCGTCGGCGCGCGCCCGAACTTCATGAAGGTCGCGCCCATCTACCGTGCCATCGCCGCGCGGACGTCGCTCCAACAAGTGCTCATCCACACGGGGCAGCACTACGACGCGAAGATGAGTGATGTCTTCTTCTCGGACCTCGGACTGCCGAAGCCGGATGAGCACCTGGGCATCGGCTCGGGCAGCCATGCGCAGCAGACGGCTCGGATGATGGTGGAGCTGGAGACCGTCTTCCTGTCGCACCAGCCGGACATCGTCTCCGTCGTGGGCGACGTCAACAGCACCATCGCCGCCGCGCTGGTGGCGTCGAAGCTGGCGATTCCCCTGGCCCATGTCGAGGCGGGCCTGCGCAGCCACTCCCAGCACCAGCCGGAGGAGATCAACCGCGTCGTCACCGACCGGCTGTCGGACCTCCTGCTCACGCCCTCGCGCGACGCGGATGCGAACCTGCTCAAGGAGGGCGTGGACGCGTCGCGCATCCACCTGGTGGGCAACGTGATGATCGACTCCCTGCTCACCTCGAAGGAGAAGGCGGAGCAGTTGCCCGTGCTCAAAGGGCTGGGCGTCGAGCCGCGTGGCTATGCGGTGTGTACGCTCCATCGGCCGTCCAACGTGGATGACCCGAAGGTGCTGGGCGGGTTGCTCGCCGCGTTGGCCCATGTGGCCTCTCGGCTGCCGGTCATCTTCCCGGTGCACCCGCGCACGCGGAAGATGATCACCGAGCAGGGCCTGAGCTCCTACTTCGAGCGCAACCCGAACCTGCGCCCCGTCGACCCCATGGGGTATCTGGAGTTCCTCGCGCTGACGTCGCAGGCCCGCCTCGTCCTCACGGACTCGGGCGGGCTCCAGGAGGAGACCACCGCGCTCGGCGTCCCATGCCTCACCCTGCGCGAGCAGACCGAGCGTCCCATCACCGTGGAGCAGGGGACGAACGAAGTGGTGGGGACCGACCCGGACCGCATCCGCGACGTCGCGGACCGAGCGCTCTCGGGAGAGGGCAAGAAGGGGCGCGTTCCCGAGTTCTGGGATGGTCGCTCCGGGGAGCGCATCGCGGACGTCTTCGCGCGCTTCCTCCATGACTCGCGAGGCGCGACTCGCCTCGCTGTGTCCGCCTGAGAGACATGGAGGGGCGCGCTGGAGCACCTCGCACGTTTCCTCCGCGACTCGCGAAGAGCTACCCGCATCGCTGAGCCCACTTGAGGGGTGTGAGCGAATTCGTTCCGCATCGGCTCAGCCTCGCGAGGCGCTGCGCCTGCTTGATGCTCATGGTGGGGCTCGCCCTGGAACTGGTCGCATTCGGGTTCCGTGCCTCGTGAGATGTGGCTTGTCTCGGTGAGGGGCCTGGCGAAGCACCGCCCATGGGGCGCCTGTTCGTCCGGACTGTGTGGCGGCCTTCGCCGTGCTAGAGCGCGGAGTCATGCGCGGCGAGAGGGATTCATCGGCGGAGGACGTGTCCTCCTCTGGGCATGAGCAGGCGGCTCCGGGAGCGAGTGCCTCCGTCCCCGAGGGCTTCGTCGACATCCCTTTCGTCGTCGAGCCCAACTACGCGGGCTGGCGCTTGGAGGACTACCTGGGCCAGAAGCTGCGCCGCATGCCTCGCGAGCGGCTGGCCGGCATCATCCTTCGCGGCGTGCACTGCGACGAGCGGCGGCTGAAGCCCTCCACACCCGTGTATCCCGGCATGGCGTTCCGCTTGCGCCGCCCCGGCAGCGACGAGCCGGAGACGCCCACCGAGCTCCCCGTGGTGGCTCAGGACGGGTGGCTGCTGGTGCTCGACAAGCCCGCGGGCCTGCCCATCCATCCGACCGCGCGCTACCACAAGGGAACGCTCGTCTCCATCCTGCGCGAGCGCTTCGGGGAACGCTTCGCCGAGCCCGCGCATCGCCTGGACCGGGAGACGAGCGGACTCGTCGTCTGCGGCCGCACCACCGAGGCGTGCCGGGTGCTGGGCCGACTCTTCGTCTCGCGCGACGTGCACAAGGAGTACCTCGCCATCTGCGAAGGACATCCTCGTGAAGACGCCTTCATCGTGGATGCGCCCATCGCGGAGGGCACCGAGCTCATCCGCATCGCCGTGCGCATCGACCCAGTGGAAGGCAAGCCCAGCCGCACCCGCTTCGAGGTGCTCCAGCGCTTCTCTCGCGATGATGCCCCCTTCGCGCTGCTGCGCTGCTTCCCGGAGACCGGGCGCCAGCACCAGATTCGCATCCACCTGCGCGAAGCGGGCTTCCCCCTCGTGGGCGACAAGATGTACGGCCCGGACCCGGGTTACTTCGACCGCTTCAGCAAGCACTCCCTGGAGCCCGAGGCCTGGGTTCGACTGCGGCTGCCTCGTCATGCGCTGCACGCCGCGCGCATCGTGTTCCCTCATCCGGGCACGGGCGTGGAGGTCTCGTTCGAGGCCCCGCTTCCCGCCGACCTCACGGACTTCATCGCCGGGGCACCATTGCCTTCGATTTAACCTTCGGTCGGCTCCTGGGTTGGAGAGGGACACTGCTCAGGAGCCCTTGATGCACCGCACCGTCCTCGTTGCCGCTGTCGCCTTCGTCCTCGGTGGTTTCGCCCAGCAGGCCCACGCTGAACGCCAACCCCGCATGCGGGATGCGTTGGCCCACCTGGAGAAGGCGCTCAATGCCCTCCAGAACGCCTCCCCCGACAAGGGTGGCCATCGCGTGAAGGCCATCTCGCTGACGGAGCAGGCCATCGGCGAGGTGCGCGAGGGCATCAAGCACGACAACCGGAACTGACCTCCAGGACGTCGAAGGCCCCCGACCCGGTGAAGGGCAGGGGGCCTTGGTGCTTCAGGCGCTCGACGCTCGCGTCAGGCGGTGAGCTTGTTCTGCTCCTGCGCTCCCGGTGCCATCTCGCCCAGCAGGTACTGGCCCGAGAAGCACGCCGTGCAGAAGCTGCCTCGGTCGGCGTCTCCCACCGCTTCACCCAGGCCCTCGATGGAGATGTAGCCCAGCGAGTCCGCCGTGACGTAGCGGGCGATTTCGTCCGTGGTGTGGCTCGCGGCGATGAGCTCCTGCCGGCTCGGCGTGTCGATGCCGTAGAAGCAGGGCCACTTCGTCGGAGGTGACGAGATGCGCAGGTGCACCTCCGTCGCTCCCGCCGCCTTGAGCATCTTCACGATCTTGCGGCTCGTGGTGCCTCGGACGATGGAGTCGTCCACCACCACCACGCGCTTGCCCTTGAGCACGTGCTTCACCGCAGACAGCTTCAGCTTCACGCCGAAGTGACGGATGGACTGCTGCGGCTCGATGAACGTGCGGCCCACGTAGTGGCTGCGGATGAGGCCCACGTCATACGGAATCCCACTCTGCTGCGAGAAGCCGATGGCCGCC
This window contains:
- the wecB gene encoding non-hydrolyzing UDP-N-acetylglucosamine 2-epimerase; the encoded protein is MKKVIHIVGARPNFMKVAPIYRAIAARTSLQQVLIHTGQHYDAKMSDVFFSDLGLPKPDEHLGIGSGSHAQQTARMMVELETVFLSHQPDIVSVVGDVNSTIAAALVASKLAIPLAHVEAGLRSHSQHQPEEINRVVTDRLSDLLLTPSRDADANLLKEGVDASRIHLVGNVMIDSLLTSKEKAEQLPVLKGLGVEPRGYAVCTLHRPSNVDDPKVLGGLLAALAHVASRLPVIFPVHPRTRKMITEQGLSSYFERNPNLRPVDPMGYLEFLALTSQARLVLTDSGGLQEETTALGVPCLTLREQTERPITVEQGTNEVVGTDPDRIRDVADRALSGEGKKGRVPEFWDGRSGERIADVFARFLHDSRGATRLAVSA
- a CDS encoding RluA family pseudouridine synthase, translating into MRGERDSSAEDVSSSGHEQAAPGASASVPEGFVDIPFVVEPNYAGWRLEDYLGQKLRRMPRERLAGIILRGVHCDERRLKPSTPVYPGMAFRLRRPGSDEPETPTELPVVAQDGWLLVLDKPAGLPIHPTARYHKGTLVSILRERFGERFAEPAHRLDRETSGLVVCGRTTEACRVLGRLFVSRDVHKEYLAICEGHPREDAFIVDAPIAEGTELIRIAVRIDPVEGKPSRTRFEVLQRFSRDDAPFALLRCFPETGRQHQIRIHLREAGFPLVGDKMYGPDPGYFDRFSKHSLEPEAWVRLRLPRHALHAARIVFPHPGTGVEVSFEAPLPADLTDFIAGAPLPSI